One stretch of Amycolatopsis sp. NBC_00345 DNA includes these proteins:
- a CDS encoding YbaB/EbfC family nucleoid-associated protein yields the protein MTSAGGGLGDLMRDPDEAIRRMDEWAAGFARKAERYAAAQEETERLRLTASSPDGTVKVTVGADGVVSDLVFSSKTRTMPPEELSRMVLETMRRAQSGITERVAEVMTENLGDEDEETRGVLLDSLRGRFPDPDEPEADPDEPDDPDPEPVPPSPSAGGAATPPSAATPPASPPARRPGGIDPDEQDNNPW from the coding sequence ATGACTAGTGCTGGCGGCGGCCTGGGCGACCTGATGAGGGACCCCGACGAGGCGATCCGGCGGATGGACGAGTGGGCGGCGGGGTTCGCCCGCAAAGCGGAGCGGTACGCGGCGGCGCAGGAGGAGACCGAGCGGCTGCGGCTGACGGCGTCGAGCCCGGACGGCACCGTGAAGGTGACCGTCGGCGCCGATGGTGTGGTGTCGGACCTGGTCTTCAGCTCGAAGACGCGGACGATGCCGCCGGAGGAGCTTTCGCGGATGGTGCTGGAAACCATGCGCCGCGCGCAGTCCGGCATCACCGAGCGCGTGGCCGAGGTGATGACCGAGAACCTCGGCGACGAGGACGAGGAGACGCGCGGCGTGCTGCTCGACTCCCTGCGCGGCCGGTTCCCGGACCCGGACGAGCCCGAGGCCGACCCGGACGAGCCCGACGACCCGGACCCGGAGCCCGTTCCGCCGTCCCCGTCCGCGGGAGGCGCGGCGACCCCGCCGTCGGCCGCCACCCCGCCGGCGTCCCCGCCCGCCCGCCGTCCCGGCGGCATCGACCCGGACGAGCAGGACAACAACCCCTGGTGA
- a CDS encoding SGNH/GDSL hydrolase family protein: MRRLLAVGTAVLVTFGALTASSTAQVVQTPGGWVGSWAAAPAAGVPNTPQGYPNYSIRNVVHTSIGGSKARVRLSNTFGTGPLVFGHVTVAVAAAPGSPRAVPGSLRTLTFGGMSTVVVPAGAEVLSDPAPVRVPADADLLVTTFVPTPSGPVTYHPAAQQTSFFTRNGDFAAEESGGSFTEQTTVWHYVSEVDVQGVAPGAVVTLGDSITDGVGSTSGANHRWPDYLSDRLHGRLGVLNAGISANRLLLDVPGSSAGRNALARFADDVLSVGGVRTLIVLEGINDIQQDPHQTDPAMIISAQRQLVAQAKARGIRVIGATLTPFKGWQVYDETLERTREAVNTFIRTSGVYDGVADFDAAIRNPADPLAMQPAYDSGDHLHPNDAGYARMAAAVDLSRL, from the coding sequence ATGAGACGGCTACTGGCGGTGGGTACGGCGGTCCTGGTCACCTTCGGCGCGCTTACGGCGTCGAGTACCGCGCAGGTCGTGCAGACGCCCGGCGGCTGGGTCGGCAGCTGGGCGGCCGCTCCCGCCGCCGGGGTGCCGAACACCCCGCAGGGCTATCCGAACTACTCGATCCGCAACGTCGTGCACACCAGCATCGGCGGCAGCAAGGCCCGGGTGCGCCTGTCCAACACCTTCGGCACCGGGCCGCTGGTCTTCGGGCACGTGACCGTCGCCGTCGCGGCGGCGCCCGGCAGCCCGCGCGCGGTGCCCGGCTCCCTGCGGACGCTGACGTTCGGCGGAATGTCCACTGTGGTCGTCCCGGCCGGCGCCGAGGTGCTGAGCGACCCCGCGCCGGTGCGGGTGCCCGCGGACGCCGACCTGCTGGTCACCACGTTCGTGCCCACGCCGTCCGGACCGGTGACGTACCACCCGGCCGCCCAGCAGACGTCGTTCTTCACCCGCAACGGCGACTTCGCCGCGGAGGAGTCCGGCGGGTCCTTCACCGAGCAGACCACCGTCTGGCACTACGTGAGCGAAGTCGACGTCCAGGGTGTCGCGCCCGGCGCCGTTGTCACGCTCGGCGACTCCATCACCGACGGCGTCGGCTCGACCTCCGGCGCCAACCACCGCTGGCCCGACTACCTCAGCGACCGCCTGCACGGCCGCCTCGGCGTGCTCAACGCCGGCATCAGCGCCAACCGGCTGCTCCTCGACGTGCCCGGCAGCAGCGCCGGCCGCAACGCGCTCGCCCGGTTCGCCGACGACGTGCTGAGCGTCGGCGGCGTGCGCACGCTGATCGTGCTCGAAGGCATCAACGACATCCAGCAGGACCCGCACCAGACCGACCCGGCGATGATCATCTCGGCGCAGCGGCAGCTCGTCGCACAGGCGAAGGCGCGTGGCATCCGTGTGATCGGCGCGACGCTGACGCCGTTCAAGGGCTGGCAGGTCTACGACGAGACGCTGGAGCGCACCCGCGAGGCCGTGAACACGTTCATCCGCACCAGCGGGGTGTACGACGGCGTGGCCGACTTCGACGCCGCCATCCGCAACCCGGCCGACCCGCTGGCGATGCAGCCCGCGTACGACTCCGGCGACCACCTGCACCCCAACGACGCGGGGTACGCGCGGATGGCCGCCGCGGTCGACCTCAGCCGGCTGTGA
- a CDS encoding GNAT family N-acetyltransferase, with amino-acid sequence MGDEEMLTGRLSLRRPQPGDIDAIFAVHSDSQACAHNPSDMLTARTEAENLFQRWDEHWQCFGFGYWVVRRRVSETQLGFCGLKFIQFRQRRILNLFYRFAPSSWGQGIATEAATEVVQWAATRLPGHPVIARVRPGNLASQRVAARTGLIRAEHLDDRGFDGLDWIFLSNWPQHEPGGLV; translated from the coding sequence GTGGGCGATGAGGAGATGCTGACCGGGCGGTTGTCGTTGCGTCGTCCTCAGCCGGGCGACATCGATGCGATCTTCGCTGTCCACAGTGATTCGCAAGCGTGTGCTCACAACCCGTCCGACATGCTGACGGCCCGCACCGAGGCGGAGAACCTCTTCCAGCGGTGGGATGAGCATTGGCAGTGCTTCGGGTTCGGCTATTGGGTTGTCCGACGCCGTGTTTCGGAAACTCAGCTGGGATTCTGCGGCCTGAAGTTCATCCAGTTCCGGCAACGGCGAATCCTGAACCTGTTCTACCGCTTCGCCCCATCCAGCTGGGGACAAGGAATCGCCACCGAGGCCGCGACCGAAGTCGTGCAGTGGGCCGCCACCCGGCTTCCCGGCCACCCGGTGATCGCCAGGGTCCGCCCCGGCAACCTCGCCTCCCAGCGCGTCGCCGCTCGCACCGGCCTCATCCGCGCCGAACACCTCGACGACCGGGGGTTCGACGGCCTCGATTGGATCTTCCTGTCGAACTGGCCCCAGCACGAGCCCGGCGGACTGGTGTGA
- a CDS encoding ketopantoate reductase family protein codes for MTSGMRILVVGAGATGGLFGGRLVQAGRDVTFLVRPGRARLIEERGLRITGLGENTVLSPKLVRPGELTGPYDLVLFTVKAAGLAAAIEDAAPAVGPETLILPVLNGLHHIDELVARFGEERVLGGVAIVMTTVDGDGDIRRLFDLQSLTYGARSEPAPTALAEVHAALSGAGFDTTLSTGITADMWGKWVFIASLGAVTSLMRGTVGEVADQPGGIEFAEAVVAECAAVAEAAGYPVPAAALANTRAAVTEPGSPRAPSLYRDLTAGLDVEGEQIFGDLVDRARKLGVAVPLLELVRLNLRVYRARRA; via the coding sequence GTGACGAGTGGAATGCGGATACTGGTGGTCGGCGCCGGCGCGACCGGCGGGCTGTTCGGCGGCAGGCTGGTCCAGGCCGGCCGGGACGTGACCTTCCTGGTGCGCCCCGGGCGGGCGCGGCTGATCGAGGAGCGCGGGCTGCGGATCACCGGCCTCGGCGAGAACACCGTGCTCAGCCCGAAGCTGGTCCGGCCCGGCGAACTGACCGGGCCGTACGACCTCGTGCTGTTCACGGTCAAGGCGGCGGGGCTGGCGGCGGCGATCGAGGACGCGGCGCCCGCCGTGGGGCCGGAGACGCTGATCCTGCCCGTGCTCAACGGCCTGCACCACATCGACGAGCTGGTGGCCCGCTTCGGCGAGGAGCGCGTGCTCGGCGGCGTCGCGATCGTGATGACCACAGTGGACGGTGACGGCGACATCCGCCGGCTGTTCGACCTCCAGTCGCTGACCTACGGAGCCCGGTCCGAGCCCGCGCCCACCGCGTTGGCGGAGGTGCACGCCGCGCTCTCGGGCGCCGGCTTCGACACCACCCTCTCGACCGGTATCACGGCGGACATGTGGGGCAAATGGGTCTTCATCGCCTCGCTCGGCGCGGTCACCTCGCTCATGCGCGGCACCGTCGGCGAGGTCGCCGACCAGCCCGGCGGGATCGAATTCGCCGAGGCCGTCGTCGCTGAGTGCGCGGCCGTGGCCGAGGCGGCGGGCTACCCGGTGCCCGCGGCGGCGCTGGCGAACACCCGCGCCGCCGTCACCGAGCCCGGCTCGCCGCGCGCGCCGTCGCTGTACCGCGACCTGACGGCCGGCCTCGACGTCGAGGGCGAGCAGATCTTCGGCGACCTGGTGGACCGGGCGCGCAAGCTCGGCGTCGCGGTGCCGCTGCTGGAGCTGGTCCGGCTGAACCTGCGGGTCTACCGGGCGCGCCGGGCCTGA
- a CDS encoding ESX secretion-associated protein EspG: MADRFEFVLDVVEALVVGQATGGDIRQYPLRIGTVPSDPVRFIRVATQVYQALEDRRLSVNGELHPQVRAAFGLLAKHRVSVSVAGMDGLGADIAVLTLTDGRQALGITQNPRSDELLFSLFDDEDLVEVVTGVLPPARAATTGAHTVHRKATEAVSKMTARRRAEAAEDEEETDAFGMIEVSGTVQPHRGERRPAPSSTGGVEVLERVLAAPRLGGGHLAVTAWSRHGERLAGDPISWLDTEDGRYLVHTTTGDSGDLSAKYVPAGRAEVARAVRNAIAAVY, encoded by the coding sequence ATGGCGGACAGGTTCGAGTTCGTGCTCGACGTCGTCGAAGCTCTTGTGGTCGGCCAGGCGACGGGCGGTGACATCCGGCAGTACCCGTTGCGGATCGGCACGGTGCCCTCCGACCCGGTGCGCTTCATCCGCGTGGCCACCCAGGTCTACCAGGCGCTCGAGGACCGCAGGTTGTCGGTCAACGGTGAGCTGCACCCGCAGGTGCGCGCCGCGTTCGGGCTGCTGGCGAAGCACCGGGTCTCGGTCTCGGTGGCGGGCATGGACGGCCTCGGCGCCGACATCGCCGTGCTCACCCTCACCGACGGCCGCCAGGCGCTCGGCATCACCCAGAACCCGCGTTCGGACGAGCTGCTGTTCTCGCTGTTCGACGACGAGGACCTGGTGGAGGTCGTCACCGGGGTGCTGCCGCCCGCGCGGGCGGCGACCACCGGCGCGCACACGGTGCACCGCAAGGCGACCGAGGCGGTGTCGAAGATGACCGCGCGGCGGCGCGCCGAGGCCGCGGAGGACGAGGAAGAGACCGACGCCTTCGGGATGATCGAGGTCAGCGGCACGGTCCAGCCGCACCGCGGCGAGCGGCGTCCGGCGCCGTCCTCCACCGGTGGCGTCGAGGTGCTGGAGCGCGTGCTGGCGGCGCCGCGGCTCGGTGGCGGCCACCTGGCCGTGACGGCCTGGAGCCGCCACGGCGAGCGCCTCGCCGGCGACCCGATCAGCTGGCTGGACACCGAGGACGGCCGTTACCTGGTGCACACCACCACCGGCGATTCCGGTGACCTGAGCGCGAAGTACGTGCCCGCGGGCCGGGCCGAGGTGGCCCGCGCCGTCCGCAACGCCATCGCCGCCGTCTACTGA
- a CDS encoding DUF302 domain-containing protein encodes MTTRRITHEAVRLEVPARASFADFRARYEEAVPRVDLEALGRLVARGAGWPEVEAAAEAGAPQGFMRYWETDVAAIMGLAGPARPTVTYLMGNHTIAQRMFAHDPGVMLYAPLRTTIHEDGDGAAWFTVDLPSSRFGSFGDPAVTAVGRELDDKVAALLAHLGAPVA; translated from the coding sequence GTGACCACACGCCGGATCACCCACGAGGCAGTACGGCTGGAAGTGCCCGCGAGGGCGTCGTTCGCCGACTTCCGCGCCCGGTACGAGGAGGCCGTGCCGCGGGTGGACCTCGAGGCTCTGGGCCGGCTCGTCGCCCGCGGCGCGGGCTGGCCGGAGGTCGAGGCGGCCGCGGAAGCCGGTGCGCCCCAAGGCTTCATGCGGTACTGGGAGACCGACGTCGCGGCGATCATGGGGCTGGCCGGCCCGGCGCGGCCGACCGTCACGTACTTGATGGGCAACCACACCATCGCCCAGCGGATGTTCGCCCACGACCCCGGCGTGATGCTGTACGCGCCGCTGCGCACCACCATCCACGAGGACGGCGACGGCGCGGCCTGGTTCACCGTCGACCTGCCCAGCAGCCGCTTCGGCAGCTTCGGCGACCCGGCGGTCACGGCCGTCGGCCGGGAGCTGGACGACAAGGTCGCGGCCCTGCTGGCACACCTCGGCGCGCCGGTAGCCTGA
- a CDS encoding DinB family protein, whose product MTTERIGPPTTAGERETLRAFLDYHRATLAMKCDGLSDEDLRRQSMPPSALSLLGLVRHMAEVERAWFRRVIDQEDVPLVWSAEGDFQVAYDATDSTRSEAFTAWEAEVERARLIERQAESLDVVARNHRGGEDVSLRLVMLHLIHEYARHNGHADFLREGIDGVVGA is encoded by the coding sequence ATGACCACGGAACGGATCGGCCCGCCGACGACCGCGGGCGAGCGCGAGACGCTGCGCGCGTTCCTCGACTACCACCGCGCCACCCTGGCGATGAAGTGCGACGGCCTGTCCGACGAGGACCTGCGGCGGCAGTCGATGCCGCCCTCGGCGCTGTCGCTGCTGGGGCTCGTGCGGCACATGGCCGAGGTCGAGCGCGCGTGGTTCCGCCGCGTGATCGACCAGGAAGACGTCCCGCTGGTCTGGTCGGCCGAGGGCGACTTCCAGGTCGCCTACGACGCCACGGACTCCACGCGGTCCGAGGCGTTCACCGCGTGGGAGGCCGAGGTCGAACGGGCGCGTCTCATCGAGCGGCAGGCGGAATCGCTCGATGTGGTCGCGCGCAACCACCGCGGCGGCGAGGACGTCTCCCTGCGGCTGGTGATGCTGCACCTCATCCACGAGTACGCCCGCCACAACGGCCACGCCGACTTCCTCCGCGAGGGCATCGACGGCGTCGTCGGCGCCTGA
- a CDS encoding MFS transporter, giving the protein MPEPALVTAPAATGRRAFVAPAATLAALYSGNNLPSALYALLRGTFGFSALVQTLLYATAVAVIVPALLVSGPLSDLVGRRGPMLFALGAFLAGDVVFALAPGTGWLFVARVAQGLGMGAGAAAAQAMLGDSAGEGQRGQRRAAMTATACVTFGLALGPLAGGLLAQYGPAPRHLSFVVHAAVVLAVALLVLRTPRPAPVKVRGWRPPRLGVPPAIRRTFVIVAASSFLAWAVLGMFSAVVPSLVGTLLGSANLAVAAAALALMIATSGFVQFGGRRLLPTAAQASGLVVLAAGLAVLVLANGAHLPWLVVPAMLGTGAGHGLVFTGALAELGVVTPPAERGSVIGTYYVVSYVGLGGPVIGVGLLAIAHGLPSATVLAAAVIGGCCLLLAPLVFLEIRRRNRPQ; this is encoded by the coding sequence ATGCCGGAACCCGCGCTCGTGACCGCGCCCGCCGCCACCGGACGCCGGGCGTTCGTGGCCCCGGCGGCGACGCTGGCGGCGCTCTACTCCGGCAACAACCTGCCGAGCGCGCTGTATGCGTTGCTGCGCGGCACTTTCGGCTTCTCCGCACTCGTGCAGACACTGCTGTACGCGACCGCCGTGGCGGTGATCGTGCCCGCGCTGCTGGTGTCCGGGCCGTTGTCGGACCTCGTCGGGCGGCGCGGGCCGATGCTCTTCGCGCTGGGCGCGTTCCTGGCCGGTGACGTGGTGTTCGCGCTGGCGCCTGGCACCGGCTGGCTGTTCGTGGCGCGGGTCGCGCAGGGGCTCGGCATGGGCGCGGGTGCGGCGGCGGCGCAGGCGATGCTCGGCGACAGCGCGGGGGAGGGTCAGCGCGGCCAGCGCCGGGCCGCGATGACGGCGACCGCGTGCGTCACCTTCGGCCTCGCGCTCGGCCCGCTGGCCGGTGGATTGCTCGCCCAGTACGGCCCGGCGCCGCGGCACCTTTCGTTTGTCGTGCACGCGGCCGTGGTGCTCGCCGTCGCGCTGCTGGTGCTGCGCACGCCCCGGCCGGCGCCGGTGAAGGTGCGCGGCTGGCGGCCGCCGCGGCTCGGGGTCCCGCCCGCGATCCGGCGGACGTTCGTGATCGTGGCCGCGTCGTCGTTCCTGGCCTGGGCGGTGCTCGGGATGTTCTCCGCCGTGGTGCCGTCGCTGGTCGGCACGCTGCTGGGCTCGGCGAACCTCGCCGTCGCCGCGGCGGCGCTCGCGCTGATGATCGCCACCTCAGGGTTCGTCCAGTTCGGCGGGCGCCGGCTGCTGCCCACCGCGGCGCAGGCGAGCGGCCTGGTGGTGCTCGCCGCCGGGCTGGCCGTGCTGGTGCTCGCGAACGGGGCGCACCTGCCGTGGCTGGTGGTCCCCGCGATGCTCGGCACGGGCGCCGGCCACGGGCTGGTGTTCACCGGCGCGCTCGCGGAGCTGGGCGTCGTCACGCCGCCCGCGGAGCGCGGCTCGGTGATCGGCACCTACTACGTGGTGAGTTACGTCGGGCTCGGCGGTCCGGTGATCGGCGTCGGCCTGCTCGCGATCGCGCACGGGCTGCCGTCCGCCACGGTGCTGGCCGCCGCCGTGATCGGCGGCTGCTGCCTGCTGCTGGCCCCGTTGGTGTTCCTGGAGATCCGCCGCCGCAACCGTCCACAGTGA
- a CDS encoding MFS transporter, with translation MAEQVLGQSGQVRRVALASAIGTTIEWYDYFIYSTATALVFNKAFFPSLSPSAGTLAAFATLGVGFVARPIGGIVWGHFGDRVGRKTMLVLSLVLMGLATAGVGVLPTFGQAGVLAPVLLVVLRLLQGISAGGEWGGAALMAVEHAPAGRRGRYGAFSQIGVPAGLILAQLVFFAVNNSLSAEDFRSWGWRVPFLASLVLVAVGLVIRLRVEESPVFARLRESGERSRVPIVDVLRQRPREVLVAAASFIANTAIGYVFFAYLLSYGTSVLKLSSDTMLVVVIVGSVTWLLSIIASAIWSDQVGRKPVYLLGSVLLVVWPVPFFLLVDTRQPWLLIVAVVVLNLGLGATYGPQSALFSEMFEPRFRYSGASFSYAVGAVLGGSFAPLIATALQTSTGTSFSVSLYMVGVGLISLVAVLAFRRTPVTAGFTAG, from the coding sequence ATGGCGGAGCAGGTGCTGGGGCAGTCCGGGCAGGTGCGGCGGGTCGCGCTGGCGAGCGCGATCGGCACGACCATCGAGTGGTACGACTATTTCATCTACAGCACCGCGACCGCGCTGGTGTTCAACAAGGCGTTCTTCCCGTCGCTGTCACCGTCGGCGGGCACGCTCGCCGCGTTCGCGACGCTCGGGGTGGGCTTCGTCGCCCGGCCGATCGGCGGGATCGTCTGGGGTCACTTCGGGGACCGGGTGGGGCGCAAGACGATGCTGGTGCTCTCGCTGGTTCTGATGGGCCTCGCGACGGCCGGGGTCGGGGTCCTGCCGACGTTCGGGCAGGCCGGTGTCCTCGCGCCGGTGCTGCTGGTCGTGCTCCGGCTGCTGCAGGGCATTTCCGCCGGCGGCGAGTGGGGCGGGGCCGCGCTGATGGCCGTCGAGCACGCGCCGGCGGGCCGCCGCGGGCGGTACGGGGCGTTCTCGCAGATCGGGGTGCCGGCCGGGCTGATCCTGGCGCAGCTGGTGTTCTTCGCCGTGAACAACTCGCTTTCGGCCGAGGACTTCCGGTCGTGGGGCTGGCGGGTGCCGTTCCTAGCCAGTCTGGTGCTGGTGGCCGTCGGCCTGGTGATCCGGCTGCGGGTCGAGGAAAGCCCGGTGTTCGCGCGGCTGCGGGAATCGGGCGAGCGCAGCCGGGTGCCGATCGTGGACGTGCTGCGGCAGCGGCCGCGCGAGGTGCTGGTGGCCGCGGCGAGCTTCATCGCGAACACCGCGATCGGCTACGTCTTCTTCGCCTACCTGCTGTCCTACGGCACATCGGTGCTGAAGCTGAGCAGTGACACCATGCTCGTGGTGGTGATCGTCGGCAGCGTGACGTGGCTGCTGAGCATCATCGCGTCGGCGATCTGGTCCGACCAGGTCGGCCGCAAACCGGTGTACCTCCTCGGGTCGGTGCTGCTGGTGGTGTGGCCGGTGCCGTTCTTCCTGCTCGTCGACACCCGCCAGCCGTGGCTGCTGATCGTCGCGGTGGTCGTGCTGAACCTCGGCCTCGGCGCCACCTACGGGCCGCAGTCGGCGCTGTTCTCGGAGATGTTCGAGCCGCGGTTCCGCTACAGCGGCGCGTCGTTCTCCTACGCCGTCGGCGCCGTGCTTGGCGGCAGCTTCGCCCCATTGATCGCGACGGCGCTGCAGACCTCCACCGGTACGTCGTTCTCGGTCTCGCTGTACATGGTGGGCGTCGGGCTGATCAGCCTCGTGGCCGTGCTGGCGTTCCGCCGGACACCGGTCACAGCCGGATTCACAGCCGGCTGA